A genomic region of Mus musculus strain C57BL/6J chromosome 7, GRCm38.p6 C57BL/6J contains the following coding sequences:
- the Zp2 gene encoding zona pellucida sperm-binding protein 2 isoform 1 preproprotein (isoform 1 preproprotein is encoded by transcript variant 1) — translation MARWQRKASVSSPCGRSIYRFLSLLFTLVTSVNSVSLPQSENPAFPGTLICDKDEVRIEFSSRFDMEKWNPSVVDTLGSEILNCTYALDLERFVLKFPYETCTIKVVGGYQVNIRVGDTTTDVRYKDDMYHFFCPAIQAETHEISEIVVCRRDLISFSFPQLFSRLADENQNVSEMGWIVKIGNGTRAHILPLKDAIVQGFNLLIDSQKVTLHVPANATGIVHYVQESSYLYTVQLELLFSTTGQKIVFSSHAICAPDLSVACNATHMTLTIPEFPGKLESVDFGQWSIPEDQWHANGIDKEATNGLRLNFRKSLLKTKPSEKCPFYQFYLSSLKLTFYFQGNMLSTVIDPECHCESPVSIDELCAQDGFMDFEVYSHQTKPALNLDTLLVGNSSCQPIFKVQSVGLARFHIPLNGCGTRQKFEGDKVIYENEIHALWENPPSNIVFRNSEFRMTVRCYYIRDSMLLNAHVKGHPSPEAFVKPGPLVLVLQTYPDQSYQRPYRKDEYPLVRYLRQPIYMEVKVLSRNDPNIKLVLDDCWATSSEDPASAPQWQIVMDGCEYELDNYRTTFHPAGSSAAHSGHYQRFDVKTFAFVSEARGLSSLIYFHCSALICNQVSLDSPLCSVTCPASLRSKREANKEDTMTVSLPGPILLLSDVSSSKGVDPSSSEITKDIIAKDIASKTLGAVAALVGSAVILGFICYLYKKRTIRFNH, via the exons ATGGCGAGGTGGCAGAGGAAAGCATCTGTAAGCTCTCCGTGCGGCAGGAG CATCTACAggtttctttccctcttattcacCCTTGTGACTTCAGTGAACTCAGTAAGCCTTCCTCAGTCCGAGAATCCTGCCTTCCCAG GCACTCTCATTTGTGACAAAGACGAAGTGAGAATTGAATTTTCAAGCAGATTTGACATGGAAAAATGGAATCCTTCTGTGGTGG ATACCCTTGGTAGTGAAATTTTGAACTGCACTTATGCTCTGGACTTGGAAAGGTTCGTCCTGAAGTTCCCTTACGAGACCTGCACTATAAAAGTG GTTGGTGGATACCAGGTGAACATCAGAGTGGGGGACACCACCACTGATGTGAGATATAAAGATGACATGTATCATTTCTTCTGTCCAGCTATTCAAGCAGAGACCCAtgagatttcagaaattgttgtcTGCAGGAGAGATCTAATATCT ttttctttcccaCAACTTTTCTCTAGGCTTGCTGATGAAAACCAG AATGTATCTGAGATGGGATGGATTGTTAAGATTGGCAATGGTACAAGAGCCCACATTCTGCCCTTGAAGGATGCCATAGTACAAGGATTTAATCTTCTGATTGACAGCCAGAAAGTAACTCTCCACGTGCCAGCCAATGCTACTGGAATAGTTCACTATGTG CAAGAGAGCAGCTATCTCTATACTGTGCAGCTGGAGCTCTTGTTCTCAACCACTGGGCAGAAGATCGTCTTCTCATCACACGCTATCTGCGCACCAG ATCTTTCTGTGGCTTGTAATGCTACACACATGACTCTCACTATACCAGAATTTCCTGGGAAGCTAGAGTCTGTGGACTTTGGACAATGGAGCATCCCTGAGGACCAATGGCATGCCAATGGAATTGACAAAGAAGCAACAAATGGCTTGAGATTGAATTTCAGAAAATCTCTCCTGAAAACTAAA CCCTCTGAAAAATGTCCATTCTACCAGTTCTACCTCTCTTCACTCAAGCTGACCTTCTACTTCCAAGGGAACATGCTATCCACAGTGATAGATCCTGAGTGCCACTGTGAGTCACCAGTCTCTATAG ATGAACTGTGTGCACAGGATGGGTTTATGGACTTTGAGGTCTACAGCCACCAAACAAAACCCGCACTGAACCTGGACACCCTCCTGGTGGGAAATTCCTCTTGCCAGCCTATTTTCAAGGTGCAGTCTGTGGGGCTTGCAAGGTTTCACATACCTCTGAATGGATGTGGAACAAGGCAGAAA TTTGAAGGTGATAAAGTCATCTATGAGAATGAAATACATGCTCTCTGGGAAAACCCACCCTCCAACATTGTATTCAGAAACAGCGAGTTCAG GATGACAGTAAGATGCTATTACATCAGAGACAGTATGCTACTAAATGCCCATGTCAAAGGACATCCTTCTCCAGAGGCCTTTGTAAAGCCAGGCCCACTGGTGTTGGTCCTACAAACATACCCAG ACCAATCCTACCAACGGCCTTACAGGAAGGATGAGTACCCTCTAGTGAGGTACCTCCGCCAGCCAATCTACATGGAAGTGAAGGTCTTGAGCAGGAACGATCCCAACATCAAGCTGGTCTTAGATGACTGCTGGGCAACTTCTTCTGAGGACCCGGCCTCTGCGCCTCAGTGGCAGATTGTCATGGATGG CTGTGAATATGAACTGGACAACTACCGCACTACTTTCCACCCAGCTGGCTCCTCTGCAGCCCATTCCGGTCACTACCAGAGGTTTGATGTGAAGACTTTTGCCTTTGTATCAGAGGCACGGGGGCTCTCCAGCCTG atCTACTTCCACTGCAGTGCCTTGATCTGTAACCAAGTCTCTCTTGACTCCCCTCTGTGCTCTGTGACTTGCCCTGCATCACTGAGGAGCAAACGAG AGGCCAACAAAGAAGACACAATGACGGTTAGCCTTCCAGGACCTATTCTCTTGCTGTCAGATGTCTCTTCATCCAAAG GTGTTGACCCCAGCAGCTCTGAGATTACCAAGGATATTATTGCCAAGGATATTGCTTCTAAAACATTGGGTGCTGTGGCTGCACTAGTGGGCTCAGCTGTCATTCTAGGCTTCATCTGTTACCTGTATAAGAAAAGAACTATAAGGTTCAATCACTGA
- the Zp2 gene encoding zona pellucida sperm-binding protein 2 isoform X2 codes for MYHFFCPAIQAETHEISEIVVCRRDLISFSFPQLFSRLADENQNVSEMGWIVKIGNGTRAHILPLKDAIVQGFNLLIDSQKVTLHVPANATGIVHYVQESSYLYTVQLELLFSTTGQKIVFSSHAICAPDLSVACNATHMTLTIPEFPGKLESVDFGQWSIPEDQWHANGIDKEATNGLRLNFRKSLLKTKPSEKCPFYQFYLSSLKLTFYFQGNMLSTVIDPECHCESPVSIDELCAQDGFMDFEVYSHQTKPALNLDTLLVGNSSCQPIFKVQSVGLARFHIPLNGCGTRQKFEGDKVIYENEIHALWENPPSNIVFRNSEFRMTVRCYYIRDSMLLNAHVKGHPSPEAFVKPGPLVLVLQTYPDQSYQRPYRKDEYPLVRYLRQPIYMEVKVLSRNDPNIKLVLDDCWATSSEDPASAPQWQIVMDGCEYELDNYRTTFHPAGSSAAHSGHYQRFDVKTFAFVSEARGLSSLIYFHCSALICNQVSLDSPLCSVTCPASLRSKREANKEDTMTVSLPGPILLLSDVSSSKGVDPSSSEITKDIIAKDIASKTLGAVAALVGSAVILGFICYLYKKRTIRFNH; via the exons ATGTATCATTTCTTCTGTCCAGCTATTCAAGCAGAGACCCAtgagatttcagaaattgttgtcTGCAGGAGAGATCTAATATCT ttttctttcccaCAACTTTTCTCTAGGCTTGCTGATGAAAACCAG AATGTATCTGAGATGGGATGGATTGTTAAGATTGGCAATGGTACAAGAGCCCACATTCTGCCCTTGAAGGATGCCATAGTACAAGGATTTAATCTTCTGATTGACAGCCAGAAAGTAACTCTCCACGTGCCAGCCAATGCTACTGGAATAGTTCACTATGTG CAAGAGAGCAGCTATCTCTATACTGTGCAGCTGGAGCTCTTGTTCTCAACCACTGGGCAGAAGATCGTCTTCTCATCACACGCTATCTGCGCACCAG ATCTTTCTGTGGCTTGTAATGCTACACACATGACTCTCACTATACCAGAATTTCCTGGGAAGCTAGAGTCTGTGGACTTTGGACAATGGAGCATCCCTGAGGACCAATGGCATGCCAATGGAATTGACAAAGAAGCAACAAATGGCTTGAGATTGAATTTCAGAAAATCTCTCCTGAAAACTAAA CCCTCTGAAAAATGTCCATTCTACCAGTTCTACCTCTCTTCACTCAAGCTGACCTTCTACTTCCAAGGGAACATGCTATCCACAGTGATAGATCCTGAGTGCCACTGTGAGTCACCAGTCTCTATAG ATGAACTGTGTGCACAGGATGGGTTTATGGACTTTGAGGTCTACAGCCACCAAACAAAACCCGCACTGAACCTGGACACCCTCCTGGTGGGAAATTCCTCTTGCCAGCCTATTTTCAAGGTGCAGTCTGTGGGGCTTGCAAGGTTTCACATACCTCTGAATGGATGTGGAACAAGGCAGAAA TTTGAAGGTGATAAAGTCATCTATGAGAATGAAATACATGCTCTCTGGGAAAACCCACCCTCCAACATTGTATTCAGAAACAGCGAGTTCAG GATGACAGTAAGATGCTATTACATCAGAGACAGTATGCTACTAAATGCCCATGTCAAAGGACATCCTTCTCCAGAGGCCTTTGTAAAGCCAGGCCCACTGGTGTTGGTCCTACAAACATACCCAG ACCAATCCTACCAACGGCCTTACAGGAAGGATGAGTACCCTCTAGTGAGGTACCTCCGCCAGCCAATCTACATGGAAGTGAAGGTCTTGAGCAGGAACGATCCCAACATCAAGCTGGTCTTAGATGACTGCTGGGCAACTTCTTCTGAGGACCCGGCCTCTGCGCCTCAGTGGCAGATTGTCATGGATGG CTGTGAATATGAACTGGACAACTACCGCACTACTTTCCACCCAGCTGGCTCCTCTGCAGCCCATTCCGGTCACTACCAGAGGTTTGATGTGAAGACTTTTGCCTTTGTATCAGAGGCACGGGGGCTCTCCAGCCTG atCTACTTCCACTGCAGTGCCTTGATCTGTAACCAAGTCTCTCTTGACTCCCCTCTGTGCTCTGTGACTTGCCCTGCATCACTGAGGAGCAAACGAG AGGCCAACAAAGAAGACACAATGACGGTTAGCCTTCCAGGACCTATTCTCTTGCTGTCAGATGTCTCTTCATCCAAAG GTGTTGACCCCAGCAGCTCTGAGATTACCAAGGATATTATTGCCAAGGATATTGCTTCTAAAACATTGGGTGCTGTGGCTGCACTAGTGGGCTCAGCTGTCATTCTAGGCTTCATCTGTTACCTGTATAAGAAAAGAACTATAAGGTTCAATCACTGA
- the Zp2 gene encoding zona pellucida sperm-binding protein 2 isoform 2 preproprotein (isoform 2 preproprotein is encoded by transcript variant 2) produces MARWQRKASVSSPCGRSIYRFLSLLFTLVTSVNSVSLPQSENPAFPGTLICDKDEVRIEFSSRFDMEKWNPSVVDTLGSEILNCTYALDLERFVLKFPYETCTIKVVGGYQVNIRVGDTTTDVRYKDDMYHFFCPAIQAETHEISEIVVCRRDLISFSFPQLFSRLADENQNVSEMGWIVKIGNGTRAHILPLKDAIVQGFNLLIDSQKVTLHVPANATGIVHYVQESSYLYTVQLELLFSTTGQKIVFSSHAICAPDLSVACNATHMTLTIPEFPGKLESVDFGQWSIPEDQWHANGIDKEATNGLRLNFRKSLLKTKPSEKCPFYQFYLSSLKLTFYFQGNMLSTVIDPECHCESPVSIDELCAQDGFMDFEVYSHQTKPALNLDTLLVGNSSCQPIFKVQSVGLARFHIPLNGCGTRQKFEGDKVIYENEIHALWENPPSNIVFRNSEFRMTVRCYYIRDSMLLNAHVKGHPSPEAFVKPGPLVLVLQTYPDQSYQRPYRKDEYPLVRYLRQPIYMEVKVLSRNDPNIKLVLDDCWATSSEDPASAPQWQIVMDGCEYELDNYRTTFHPAGSSAAHSGHYQRFDVKTFAFVSEARGLSSLIYFHCSALICNQVSLDSPLCSVTCPASLRSKREANKEDTMTVSLPGPILLLSDVSSSKDANEVCFPWCCGTFF; encoded by the exons ATGGCGAGGTGGCAGAGGAAAGCATCTGTAAGCTCTCCGTGCGGCAGGAG CATCTACAggtttctttccctcttattcacCCTTGTGACTTCAGTGAACTCAGTAAGCCTTCCTCAGTCCGAGAATCCTGCCTTCCCAG GCACTCTCATTTGTGACAAAGACGAAGTGAGAATTGAATTTTCAAGCAGATTTGACATGGAAAAATGGAATCCTTCTGTGGTGG ATACCCTTGGTAGTGAAATTTTGAACTGCACTTATGCTCTGGACTTGGAAAGGTTCGTCCTGAAGTTCCCTTACGAGACCTGCACTATAAAAGTG GTTGGTGGATACCAGGTGAACATCAGAGTGGGGGACACCACCACTGATGTGAGATATAAAGATGACATGTATCATTTCTTCTGTCCAGCTATTCAAGCAGAGACCCAtgagatttcagaaattgttgtcTGCAGGAGAGATCTAATATCT ttttctttcccaCAACTTTTCTCTAGGCTTGCTGATGAAAACCAG AATGTATCTGAGATGGGATGGATTGTTAAGATTGGCAATGGTACAAGAGCCCACATTCTGCCCTTGAAGGATGCCATAGTACAAGGATTTAATCTTCTGATTGACAGCCAGAAAGTAACTCTCCACGTGCCAGCCAATGCTACTGGAATAGTTCACTATGTG CAAGAGAGCAGCTATCTCTATACTGTGCAGCTGGAGCTCTTGTTCTCAACCACTGGGCAGAAGATCGTCTTCTCATCACACGCTATCTGCGCACCAG ATCTTTCTGTGGCTTGTAATGCTACACACATGACTCTCACTATACCAGAATTTCCTGGGAAGCTAGAGTCTGTGGACTTTGGACAATGGAGCATCCCTGAGGACCAATGGCATGCCAATGGAATTGACAAAGAAGCAACAAATGGCTTGAGATTGAATTTCAGAAAATCTCTCCTGAAAACTAAA CCCTCTGAAAAATGTCCATTCTACCAGTTCTACCTCTCTTCACTCAAGCTGACCTTCTACTTCCAAGGGAACATGCTATCCACAGTGATAGATCCTGAGTGCCACTGTGAGTCACCAGTCTCTATAG ATGAACTGTGTGCACAGGATGGGTTTATGGACTTTGAGGTCTACAGCCACCAAACAAAACCCGCACTGAACCTGGACACCCTCCTGGTGGGAAATTCCTCTTGCCAGCCTATTTTCAAGGTGCAGTCTGTGGGGCTTGCAAGGTTTCACATACCTCTGAATGGATGTGGAACAAGGCAGAAA TTTGAAGGTGATAAAGTCATCTATGAGAATGAAATACATGCTCTCTGGGAAAACCCACCCTCCAACATTGTATTCAGAAACAGCGAGTTCAG GATGACAGTAAGATGCTATTACATCAGAGACAGTATGCTACTAAATGCCCATGTCAAAGGACATCCTTCTCCAGAGGCCTTTGTAAAGCCAGGCCCACTGGTGTTGGTCCTACAAACATACCCAG ACCAATCCTACCAACGGCCTTACAGGAAGGATGAGTACCCTCTAGTGAGGTACCTCCGCCAGCCAATCTACATGGAAGTGAAGGTCTTGAGCAGGAACGATCCCAACATCAAGCTGGTCTTAGATGACTGCTGGGCAACTTCTTCTGAGGACCCGGCCTCTGCGCCTCAGTGGCAGATTGTCATGGATGG CTGTGAATATGAACTGGACAACTACCGCACTACTTTCCACCCAGCTGGCTCCTCTGCAGCCCATTCCGGTCACTACCAGAGGTTTGATGTGAAGACTTTTGCCTTTGTATCAGAGGCACGGGGGCTCTCCAGCCTG atCTACTTCCACTGCAGTGCCTTGATCTGTAACCAAGTCTCTCTTGACTCCCCTCTGTGCTCTGTGACTTGCCCTGCATCACTGAGGAGCAAACGAG AGGCCAACAAAGAAGACACAATGACGGTTAGCCTTCCAGGACCTATTCTCTTGCTGTCAGATGTCTCTTCATCCAAAG